One part of the Moorena sp. SIOASIH genome encodes these proteins:
- a CDS encoding DUF938 domain-containing protein, producing the protein MPIAYCLLPLASCLLPAPLYGMILIALWNGHLACSHSYHYRGEELVDSRKYAPATQRNREAILQVLLEILPATGTILEIASGTGEHAIYFAQQLKPRKWIPSDIDASLRESIIAWANHSPTENLYQPLDIDASQPVWKVEKEILSEIPDIVAMVNINMIHISPWSTCLGLMAGAGRILSSGDLLYLYGPYKQGNKHTALSNADFDSYLREQNPEWGVRNLEDVVEVASNNNLILEKTYQMPANNLSVVFKHM; encoded by the coding sequence TTGCCTATTGCCTATTGCCTCTTGCCTCTTGCCTCTTGCCTCTTGCCTGCTCCGCTGTATGGGATGATATTAATAGCTTTGTGGAATGGGCATCTTGCCTGTTCCCACTCTTATCATTATCGGGGAGAAGAATTAGTGGACAGCAGAAAATACGCCCCAGCAACCCAGCGCAACCGGGAAGCAATTTTACAAGTACTTTTAGAGATATTACCAGCCACTGGCACAATTTTAGAAATTGCTAGCGGTACGGGAGAACACGCTATATATTTTGCACAACAGTTAAAACCTCGAAAATGGATTCCTTCCGATATTGATGCTTCCCTCCGTGAAAGTATCATCGCCTGGGCTAACCATTCCCCTACGGAAAACCTTTATCAACCCCTTGATATTGATGCCAGTCAGCCGGTTTGGAAAGTAGAAAAGGAAATACTATCAGAAATACCAGATATTGTAGCGATGGTGAATATTAATATGATTCACATTTCACCATGGTCTACTTGTTTAGGATTAATGGCAGGTGCTGGTCGTATCCTTTCATCAGGAGATCTTCTATATTTATACGGTCCCTACAAACAAGGTAATAAACACACTGCACTTTCTAACGCTGATTTTGACTCCTATTTACGAGAACAAAACCCAGAATGGGGAGTACGTAATTTAGAAGATGTTGTAGAGGTTGCCAGTAATAATAATCTCATCCTTGAAAAAACTTACCAAATGCCAGCTAATAATCTTTCGGTAGTATTTAAACATATGTAA
- a CDS encoding NB-ARC domain-containing protein produces the protein MDRLQPLEELYQLLQQNNIVAITDIRGKGGVGKTELAIQYSWYKLEDYPGGCCWLNIQGVDIVTQLSEFAFVNEFPGFKIPENLTIASQLAYCWKNWRPGKVLLVFDNVTNIEEIQDYLPPMGSRFRVLITTRSSQLPYPSLPLGELPETEALELLAQLLGKELVQKELEFATKLCQFVGCVPLGLYNAAALYSKPGST, from the coding sequence GTGGATAGACTGCAGCCACTGGAAGAGTTATATCAGCTATTGCAGCAAAATAATATTGTAGCAATTACTGATATTAGAGGTAAGGGGGGAGTAGGGAAAACAGAACTAGCAATTCAATACTCTTGGTACAAATTAGAAGATTATCCCGGTGGCTGTTGTTGGTTAAATATCCAGGGAGTCGATATTGTCACTCAGCTCTCGGAATTTGCATTTGTGAATGAATTTCCTGGTTTTAAGATTCCTGAAAATCTCACCATTGCTAGCCAACTGGCTTATTGCTGGAAAAACTGGCGACCGGGTAAGGTTTTATTAGTATTTGATAATGTCACTAACATCGAGGAAATCCAAGATTACTTACCGCCCATGGGTTCTCGATTTAGGGTGTTAATTACTACTCGTAGCTCACAGTTACCCTATCCGTCACTTCCTCTAGGAGAATTACCAGAAACTGAAGCTCTAGAGTTATTAGCACAGTTGTTAGGAAAGGAGTTGGTTCAAAAAGAGTTAGAGTTTGCCACAAAACTCTGTCAATTCGTTGGCTGTGTACCTTTAGGATTATACAATGCGGCAGCGCTATACTCAAAGCCAGGGAGTACATGA
- a CDS encoding aldehyde dehydrogenase family protein — protein sequence MAQDYLPSQVLNWIDGQQVAAVAGEWFDKLDPTNGEVLCQVARSRAADIEQAVRSAKQAQPAWADTPPVQRGTILHEIVLGMKARQEEIAKIVAAETGKSYGSAYGETGGAIALGLFYASEGQRLYGRTTTSGVVNKYAMTVRQPLGVAGLIIAANTPIANVAWKVFPALICGNSAVLKVAEDTPATAWIVGQIAKEAGLPPGVLNIIQGYGEEAGAPLVAHNDVAVVSFTGSTEVGRIVQRVAGERFGRVSLELGGKNPLVVCDDADLNNAIKWTLLSVFSNAGQRCASASRIIVFDSIYDQFRDQLVEKTKELKLGSTDQDDLGPVINEQQLTNMIAAVKQAQQAGATVLVGGDRLKDPDHATGFYMAPTLLENVDPHAEISQCELFGPIASLYRVKDFKEALALANDSPYGLTAAIHTRNIHRAVRFCEKVQTGVAVVNAGTYGSEPHMPFGGLKQSGNGTREPGTEALDVYSELKDIYINIDPEQF from the coding sequence ATGGCACAAGACTATTTACCCAGCCAAGTCTTGAACTGGATTGATGGTCAACAAGTAGCAGCAGTGGCAGGAGAATGGTTTGATAAGCTAGACCCCACCAATGGTGAAGTGCTATGTCAGGTGGCTCGCTCAAGAGCAGCAGATATTGAACAAGCGGTAAGGTCAGCTAAACAGGCCCAACCGGCTTGGGCTGATACTCCCCCGGTACAACGGGGAACTATCTTACACGAGATTGTCCTGGGTATGAAAGCCCGTCAGGAGGAGATTGCCAAGATTGTAGCAGCAGAAACCGGTAAGTCCTATGGTTCAGCTTATGGAGAAACTGGCGGTGCGATCGCATTAGGATTATTCTACGCTAGTGAAGGACAACGGTTGTATGGTCGCACCACTACCAGCGGTGTGGTTAATAAATATGCCATGACTGTGCGTCAACCCCTCGGAGTAGCTGGATTAATTATTGCGGCCAATACTCCCATTGCTAATGTGGCCTGGAAAGTCTTTCCAGCTCTGATTTGTGGCAATAGCGCTGTATTAAAAGTAGCAGAAGACACTCCCGCCACTGCTTGGATAGTTGGACAAATTGCTAAAGAGGCTGGGTTACCCCCTGGTGTACTAAATATTATTCAGGGATATGGTGAAGAAGCAGGGGCTCCCTTGGTTGCTCATAATGATGTGGCTGTGGTTAGCTTTACCGGCTCCACAGAAGTAGGACGAATTGTGCAACGGGTAGCTGGGGAGCGCTTTGGCAGGGTATCCCTGGAGTTGGGGGGTAAGAATCCCTTGGTGGTGTGTGATGATGCGGATTTGAACAATGCCATCAAGTGGACCTTACTCTCAGTGTTCAGTAATGCTGGTCAACGTTGTGCGTCTGCTAGTCGAATCATTGTCTTTGATAGCATTTATGATCAATTCCGTGACCAATTAGTGGAGAAAACCAAGGAATTAAAATTAGGTTCCACTGACCAGGATGACCTTGGTCCAGTGATTAATGAGCAACAGTTGACTAACATGATAGCAGCGGTGAAACAGGCACAGCAAGCAGGAGCAACGGTGCTGGTGGGAGGCGATCGCTTAAAGGACCCTGACCATGCTACTGGTTTCTATATGGCACCGACCCTGCTAGAGAATGTAGACCCCCACGCGGAAATTTCTCAATGTGAATTATTTGGTCCGATTGCTAGTCTCTACCGGGTCAAAGACTTTAAGGAAGCTCTTGCTCTTGCTAACGATTCCCCCTATGGCTTAACTGCTGCGATTCACACTCGCAACATTCACCGTGCAGTACGGTTTTGTGAGAAAGTCCAAACTGGAGTAGCTGTAGTGAATGCCGGTACCTATGGCAGTGAACCTCATATGCCCTTTGGTGGACTCAAGCAATCTGGTAATGGTACCCGTGAACCAGGCACAGAAGCTTTGGATGTCTATTCTGAGTTGAAGGATATCTATATTAATATTGATCCTGAGCAATTTTGA
- a CDS encoding tetratricopeptide repeat protein — protein sequence MQFLEEVLLTTDNSNGDPKFVYPFLETNLEKLDDNFIDILQTWASAKLSEAQPETAEAIAAVIGEFSTLISDFPLGNRANNMDIAIAGYEQVLKVFTRESNPESWATIQNNLANVYTDRIRGDRAENIEKAIAQYQLALSVYSKEDFPIDWAMTQNNLGNSYKNRIRGDRAENLELAISQYQLALSVYSKSDVPQDWAMTQNNLGNAYKNRICGDRAENIEKAIFQYQLALSVHTKSDFPIEWAMTQANLGTAYCDRIDGDRAENLELAIEAFQLALAVYTKEDFSYEWAQTKNHLGEAYRNRIRGDRAENLDLAISQYQLTLSVYTKADFPMEWEMTHKNLTIADSDRIL from the coding sequence ATGCAATTTTTAGAGGAAGTATTACTGACCACTGACAACAGCAATGGTGACCCCAAATTCGTCTACCCATTTCTGGAAACCAACCTAGAAAAACTTGATGATAACTTTATCGATATCTTGCAAACTTGGGCAAGTGCTAAACTCTCAGAAGCGCAACCAGAAACAGCAGAAGCGATCGCAGCCGTTATTGGGGAATTCAGTACTTTGATTAGCGACTTTCCTCTGGGTAATAGAGCTAATAACATGGACATTGCTATTGCTGGTTACGAACAGGTGCTAAAGGTATTTACTCGTGAGAGTAACCCGGAAAGTTGGGCAACGATTCAAAACAATCTGGCTAATGTTTATACTGACAGAATCCGTGGCGACAGGGCTGAAAATATCGAAAAAGCGATCGCCCAATATCAACTAGCTTTGTCGGTTTATAGCAAAGAAGACTTCCCGATTGATTGGGCAATGACTCAAAATAACCTGGGCAATAGCTATAAAAATAGAATCCGTGGGGACAGGGCTGAAAATCTTGAACTTGCTATTTCCCAATACCAACTAGCTTTATCCGTTTACAGCAAATCCGACGTCCCCCAGGATTGGGCAATGACTCAAAATAACCTGGGCAATGCCTACAAAAACAGAATCTGTGGCGACAGGGCTGAGAATATCGAAAAAGCTATTTTCCAATACCAACTAGCGTTGTCAGTTCACACTAAATCAGACTTTCCCATCGAGTGGGCCATGACTCAAGCTAACCTGGGCACAGCTTACTGTGACAGAATCGATGGGGATAGGGCTGAGAATCTTGAACTTGCCATTGAAGCATTCCAACTAGCTTTGGCAGTTTATACCAAAGAAGACTTCTCCTACGAGTGGGCACAGACTAAAAACCACCTGGGCGAAGCCTATAGAAACAGAATCCGTGGCGACAGGGCTGAGAATCTTGACCTTGCTATTTCCCAATACCAACTCACTTTGTCCGTTTACACCAAAGCCGACTTCCCCATGGAGTGGGAAATGACTCACAAGAACCTAACTATAGCTGATAGTGACAGAATTTTATAG
- the iscB gene encoding RNA-guided endonuclease IscB, with the protein MRVFVLDKNLKPLDPCHPARARELLNMGRAKVFKRYPFTIVLKNRILEKSVTHSHRLKIDPGSKTSGIAIVQEETGRVTSALEISHRGQQIKDSLESRRALRRGRRNRKTRYRKPRFLNRTLRQGWLPPSLESRINNIETWVKRIRKVCPISAISQELVRFDLQQMQNPEISEVEYQRGELFGFEVKEYLLAKWGRKCVYCNAENTPLEIEHIVPKSKGGSNRVSNLTLACRPCNQKKGSKFVEDFLSKKPELLKKIKGKTKTPLKDATAVNTTRSELYRRLQETGLPVEVGSGGLTKFNRKVRMIEKHHWTDASCVGKSTPERLLIRGIKPLLIAAKGHGTRQRCRPNKYGFPKAHAPKAKFFQGFQTGDIVKADVIKGKFAGQYVGRIAIRFRPSFTLQLPTQKFDVHPKYLKTIHKADGYEYQS; encoded by the coding sequence ATGCGAGTTTTCGTACTAGACAAAAACTTGAAACCTCTTGACCCATGCCATCCAGCACGAGCAAGAGAGCTATTGAACATGGGAAGGGCTAAAGTATTTAAACGGTACCCATTTACAATTGTGTTAAAAAACAGGATTTTAGAAAAATCTGTCACTCATTCACATCGTTTAAAGATAGACCCTGGTAGTAAAACAAGCGGGATTGCTATTGTTCAAGAAGAAACAGGACGTGTCACAAGCGCCTTAGAAATATCTCACAGGGGACAACAGATTAAGGATTCTCTAGAGTCTCGCAGGGCATTAAGGAGAGGTAGACGCAACCGTAAGACTCGATATCGCAAACCTCGTTTTTTGAACAGAACTCTTAGACAAGGATGGTTACCCCCATCTCTTGAAAGCCGAATTAACAATATTGAGACTTGGGTGAAACGAATTAGAAAAGTCTGTCCGATTAGCGCTATTTCTCAAGAGTTGGTCAGGTTTGATTTGCAGCAAATGCAAAACCCTGAAATTAGCGAGGTCGAATATCAACGCGGTGAGTTATTCGGCTTTGAGGTCAAGGAATACTTGCTTGCCAAATGGGGGAGAAAATGTGTCTACTGCAACGCTGAAAACACCCCATTGGAAATAGAACACATTGTCCCCAAATCAAAAGGAGGTTCTAACAGAGTAAGCAATCTAACCTTAGCTTGTAGACCTTGTAATCAGAAAAAAGGTAGCAAATTTGTAGAAGATTTTTTAAGTAAAAAGCCTGAACTATTGAAAAAAATTAAGGGGAAAACCAAGACTCCACTTAAAGACGCGACTGCGGTTAATACTACCCGATCGGAATTGTATAGAAGACTTCAAGAAACCGGGTTACCTGTAGAAGTAGGTTCTGGGGGACTGACCAAATTTAACCGTAAGGTCAGAATGATTGAAAAACACCATTGGACTGATGCTTCTTGTGTTGGTAAATCAACACCTGAGCGGCTACTTATCAGGGGAATAAAACCGCTGTTAATTGCAGCTAAAGGACACGGAACTAGGCAGCGTTGTCGTCCTAACAAATATGGGTTTCCGAAAGCTCACGCTCCAAAAGCTAAGTTTTTTCAGGGTTTTCAAACAGGTGATATTGTTAAAGCTGATGTCATCAAAGGTAAGTTTGCTGGTCAATATGTCGGACGTATTGCAATTCGCTTTAGACCTAGCTTTACCCTTCAACTACCAACTCAAAAATTTGACGTACATCCCAAATACTTGAAAACTATTCACAAGGCTGACGGCTATGAATATCAATCTTGA
- a CDS encoding tetratricopeptide repeat protein, with amino-acid sequence MMLEELLSLLEQKQSQEEDSGTDVVLELNWDALESSAQEMAGLLSLFALAPMPWSLVSEAARATSLDFDLVVNRDILVQKYLLQKLDENTYQFHERIREFLSIKGEQLANIENLKQGVCSAIVAIAKDIPHTLIQSDILAITPAIPHLVEVATNQKEYLNDEDLIWPFLGLARFYHGQGAYQQALPWYQQCLSTVRERLGEEHLYVAESLNNLALLYSSQGRYQEAEPLYLQALDLRQSLLGEQHPDVATSLNNLAGLYKSQGRYQEAEPLFQQALDLRRRLLGQEHPDVARSFNNLAGLYKSQGRYQEAEPLYLQALDLMKRLLGQEHLHVATSLNNLAGLYSSQGRYQEAEPLLQQALDLTQRLLGQEHPYVAIVLNHLAALYSSQGRYQEAEPLYLQALDLRQRLLGQEHLHVATSLNHLAALYSSQGRYQEAEPLYQQALDLTQRLLGQQHPDVASSLNNLAYLYERQGRYEQAEPLYLEALELKKRLLGQQHPDVATSLNNLAGLYYSQGRYEKAEPLYQQALDLRKRLLGQQHPDVAASLNNLAGLYSCQGRYKKAKTLYQQALHIAVKPLGEEHPTTRIISDNLNYLLVRSQVGKLAQTNDKTMVLKPN; translated from the coding sequence ATGATGCTAGAAGAACTTTTATCGCTCCTAGAGCAGAAGCAATCTCAAGAAGAGGACTCTGGTACAGATGTTGTCCTGGAACTCAATTGGGATGCTTTAGAGTCCTCAGCTCAAGAAATGGCCGGTCTCCTGAGTTTGTTTGCCTTGGCTCCTATGCCATGGTCATTAGTATCCGAGGCGGCTAGGGCTACTAGCTTGGACTTTGATTTGGTCGTTAATCGGGATATCTTAGTTCAAAAGTATCTACTCCAGAAGTTGGATGAGAATACCTACCAATTTCATGAACGGATTAGAGAATTTTTGAGTATCAAGGGGGAACAATTAGCTAATATTGAAAACCTAAAACAGGGGGTTTGTTCAGCTATCGTAGCAATAGCAAAGGATATTCCTCATACCCTAATTCAGTCCGACATTCTAGCAATTACCCCTGCTATCCCTCACCTGGTGGAAGTTGCCACTAACCAAAAAGAATACTTAAATGACGAAGATTTAATCTGGCCTTTTCTTGGCTTAGCCCGCTTTTACCATGGTCAAGGCGCTTACCAACAAGCATTGCCTTGGTATCAGCAGTGCTTATCAACGGTTAGAGAGCGCTTGGGTGAAGAACACCTATATGTGGCAGAAAGCCTCAACAACCTGGCTTTACTGTACTCAAGCCAGGGGCGGTACCAAGAAGCCGAACCCCTTTACCTGCAAGCCTTAGACCTGAGGCAAAGCCTGCTGGGTGAACAACACCCAGATGTGGCCACCAGCCTCAACAACCTGGCCGGACTGTACAAAAGCCAGGGGCGCTACCAAGAAGCCGAACCCCTCTTCCAGCAAGCCTTAGACCTGAGGAGACGCCTGCTGGGTCAAGAACACCCAGATGTGGCAAGAAGCTTCAACAACCTGGCGGGACTGTACAAAAGCCAGGGGCGGTACCAAGAAGCGGAACCCCTTTACCTGCAAGCCTTAGACCTGATGAAACGCCTGCTGGGTCAAGAACACTTACATGTGGCCACCAGCCTCAACAACCTGGCCGGACTGTACTCAAGCCAGGGGCGGTACCAAGAAGCGGAACCCCTGTTGCAGCAAGCCTTAGACCTGACGCAACGCCTGCTGGGTCAAGAGCACCCATATGTAGCAATCGTCCTCAACCACCTGGCAGCACTGTACTCAAGTCAGGGGCGGTACCAAGAAGCGGAACCCCTTTACCTGCAAGCCTTAGACCTGAGGCAACGCCTGCTGGGTCAAGAACACTTACATGTGGCCACCAGCCTCAACCACCTGGCAGCACTGTACTCAAGCCAGGGGCGGTACCAAGAAGCGGAACCCCTTTACCAGCAAGCCTTAGACCTGACGCAACGCCTGCTGGGTCAACAACACCCAGATGTGGCAAGCAGCCTCAATAACCTGGCTTATCTGTACGAGCGCCAGGGGCGATACGAACAGGCCGAACCCCTATACCTGGAAGCCTTAGAGCTGAAGAAACGCCTGCTGGGTCAACAACACCCAGATGTGGCCACCAGCCTCAACAACCTGGCAGGACTGTACTATAGCCAAGGGCGCTACGAAAAAGCGGAACCCCTGTACCAGCAAGCCTTAGACCTGAGGAAACGCCTGCTGGGTCAACAACACCCAGATGTAGCCGCCAGCCTTAACAACCTGGCCGGACTGTACTCATGCCAGGGGCGCTACAAAAAGGCCAAAACTCTCTACCAACAGGCTCTACACATTGCTGTCAAACCCTTGGGAGAGGAACATCCCACAACTCGCATTATTTCCGATAACTTGAACTATCTATTGGTAAGATCCCAAGTTGGCAAATTGGCTCAAACTAACGATAAGACTATGGTTTTAAAGCCTAATTGA
- a CDS encoding SDR family oxidoreductase: MNYFDLSGKIAIVTGVLGKLGPVWSRALLDAGATVVGIDLPSAQVPSSFELLQGHYPKTRLCLERGDICDRTAMIAIRDRILSDMGIPAVIVNNAGIDQPPGPVKTYSLEDIPLEICRNVFEVNVLGAFQVTQVFGSPMVEARRGSIINIGSLYGSVSPDARFYQHLECDPPFLKPPAYGASKAALVNLTRYFATHWGPFGVRVNALSPGGVLGGQDEEFKGQFCDRVPLGRMAKFEDLLGPLVFLASDASAYVTGIELRVDGGFTVW, translated from the coding sequence GTGAATTATTTTGACCTCTCTGGCAAAATCGCTATTGTTACTGGAGTCTTAGGTAAACTTGGACCGGTGTGGAGTCGGGCATTACTGGATGCTGGCGCAACGGTTGTGGGGATAGACCTACCATCAGCTCAGGTGCCAAGCTCCTTTGAGCTACTTCAAGGGCATTATCCCAAGACTCGTTTGTGTTTGGAGCGGGGTGATATATGCGATCGCACTGCCATGATCGCAATCCGCGATCGCATCCTGAGCGACATGGGCATTCCTGCCGTGATTGTTAACAATGCTGGGATTGACCAACCTCCTGGTCCAGTGAAAACCTACAGCTTGGAAGATATCCCCCTAGAGATTTGCCGCAATGTGTTTGAGGTTAATGTCTTGGGAGCATTCCAGGTGACCCAAGTCTTCGGTAGCCCAATGGTGGAAGCTAGACGAGGTTCAATCATTAATATCGGTTCGTTGTATGGGAGCGTATCTCCCGATGCCCGGTTTTATCAGCATCTGGAGTGCGACCCTCCTTTTTTAAAACCCCCTGCCTATGGGGCATCGAAGGCAGCACTGGTGAATTTAACCCGGTACTTTGCTACCCACTGGGGACCCTTTGGTGTCCGGGTTAATGCCCTTTCTCCAGGAGGAGTATTGGGTGGACAGGATGAGGAATTCAAAGGTCAATTTTGCGATCGCGTTCCTCTAGGACGGATGGCGAAGTTTGAGGATTTACTTGGCCCATTAGTGTTTCTGGCATCCGATGCCTCTGCTTATGTCACAGGTATCGAACTCAGAGTTGATGGCGGTTTTACCGTGTGGTAA
- a CDS encoding caspase family protein, whose translation MTITAKPEKTYGLIVGIENYQAKNWNVNGPVHDAIKFANWLLSRGVPTDNIRLCLSPLSENSTLVNNFEITSKPATEHNLVDIITNDLSQKPGELLFIFWAGHGLITSERNRRLICADASKTNWQNLDFNSLLLLLGSDSFGITNHICIVDACANYVLESRGRPTILGGKQFPSGQPRKNSQQFVLLATREGETAKVNSSEKTGYFSQAVRKALEHHDWLPDMQVVADHVKQQFASLNKQQLPTYFYRRSWDSDIDVYHPNPFEIAHNIPST comes from the coding sequence ATGACTATTACTGCTAAGCCAGAAAAAACCTATGGGTTGATTGTCGGTATCGAGAACTATCAAGCAAAAAACTGGAATGTTAATGGTCCCGTTCATGATGCCATCAAGTTTGCTAATTGGTTGTTATCACGAGGCGTGCCAACAGATAATATCAGGCTCTGTTTGTCTCCTTTATCTGAAAATAGTACACTGGTTAATAACTTTGAGATAACCTCAAAGCCAGCAACGGAGCATAATCTAGTTGATATCATTACTAATGATCTGTCCCAAAAACCAGGAGAGTTACTGTTTATATTTTGGGCAGGCCATGGTTTAATTACTTCGGAGCGTAATCGGAGGCTAATTTGTGCTGATGCTAGTAAAACTAATTGGCAAAATCTAGATTTTAATTCCCTGTTACTGCTTTTAGGTTCAGATTCCTTTGGGATTACCAATCATATTTGTATAGTCGATGCTTGTGCTAATTATGTTTTAGAGTCAAGAGGGCGACCAACTATTTTAGGAGGGAAACAGTTTCCTAGTGGTCAACCTAGGAAAAACAGTCAACAGTTTGTCTTACTAGCTACGAGAGAAGGGGAGACAGCGAAAGTTAACTCCTCGGAAAAAACGGGATACTTTTCCCAAGCCGTAAGAAAAGCGTTGGAGCATCATGACTGGCTGCCAGATATGCAAGTAGTTGCTGATCACGTTAAGCAACAATTTGCTAGTTTAAATAAACAACAACTACCAACCTATTTTTATCGTCGCAGTTGGGATAGTGATATCGATGTTTATCATCCTAATCCCTTTGAGATTGCCCACAATATACCCAGTACTTAA